From one Leishmania infantum JPCM5 genome chromosome 29 genomic stretch:
- a CDS encoding putative actin-like protein, giving the protein MEVTYIADCGHHTLKYAGLSKWNRKTVEVLVKERRNECNAYVADDERLRQCVPQLLSGELRADEELTLILLLDTFHSQKSKASLLYSCFEQFGCKKVCLHYTASAGLYAAGETSGVVVDLGYAGAQLTSVQQGTVQTAMSTRLSSVGTRSLDGELHRLLRGDMTEATLHLVKAHCCSLMERDELVPELTLPDGSVFPYDDRTRSELHRASSALLYSTTSSVPETLRTVYQKHSIRFPDSTSWVQLGGGSLIRGVDEVLTAAMAHPLFRHAPKRLHLKDVTHAPVSGGIILSQLNVFKSMCIGVSDYEEYGPDGCLRMQVADAR; this is encoded by the coding sequence ATGGAGGTGACATACATTGCCGATTGCGGGCATCACACCCTCAAGTACGCCGGGCTCTCGAAGTGGAACCGCAAGACCGTCGAAGTACTCGTCAAAGAGCGCCGGAATGAGTGCAACGCGTACGTGGCCGATGACGAGCGGCTTCGACAATGCGTACCTCAGCTGCTCTCCGGAGAATTGCGCGCTGACGAGGAGCTGACGCTCATTTTGCTGCTGGACACCTTCCACTCACAGAAATCAAAGGCATCGCTGCTGTACTCGTGTTTCGAGCAGTTCGGGTGCAAGAAGGTGTGCCTTCACTACACCGCATCTGCAGGACTCTACGCAGCTGGTGAGACCTCTGGGGTAGTGGTGGACCTCGGCTACGCCGGGGCTCAGCTCACTTCGGTGCAGCAGGGTACGGTGCAAACGGCCATGTCGACGCGACTCTCTTCGGTCGGCACTCGAAGCCTCGACGGCGAGCTGCAcaggctgctgcgcggcgacaTGACGGAGGCGACACTTCACCTTGTGAAGGCTCACTGTTGCTCACTGATGGAGCGGGACGAGCTGGTACCGGAGCTGACGCTACCGGACGGCTCCGTGTTCCCATACGACGACCGGACGAGGAGTGAGCTCCACagggccagcagcgcgcttcTTTACTCCACCACGTCTTCCGTGCCGGAAACTTTGCGCACAGTTTACCAGAAGCACTCGATTCGCTTCCCCGACTCCACCTCGTGGGTGCAGCTGGGCGGTGGATCACTAATCCGCGGTGTGGATGAGGTGCTCACAGCAGCAATGGCCCACCCGCTTTTCCGGCACGCGCCTAAGCGGCTTCACTTGAAGGACGTCACGCATGCCCCagtcagcggcggcatcatccTATCGCAGCTGAACGTGTTCAAGAGCATGTGCATCGGCGTTAGCGACTACGAGGAATATGGCCCCGACGGATGTCTCCGCATGCAGGTCGCGGACGCCCGGTGA
- a CDS encoding mitochondrial carrier protein-like protein, with translation MSDSTSPTTSAAQHGTLQFSLEELAAGGIAGFAEHFVMFPCDTIKTRMQGGGALSIGHVVRHLWNHERLTHLYRGCVPVLVSAIPAHGAYFGVYEALKRLFGDDTNMGIAAAASFSTAAHDTVSTPFDVIKQRMQMDKQRCFSSSVDCARRIVRTEGVGALFASLPTTVIMNIPHFSAYWLAYEGFLASRGHGNVRNRHDEMTVDYMAAGFVAGTCAAVVSFPFDTVKTHLQLGHGMGFRHTLSELIQLRGMRGVYSGVVPRILYTAPSGAIMMVTYETVKSALASDKSLL, from the coding sequence ATGTCCGACAGCACCTCACCCACTACCTCTGCGGCCCAGCATGGGACGCTTCAATTCTCATTGGAGGAGCTGGCAGCAGGCGGCATTGCCGGCTTCGCGGAGCACTTCGTGATGTTTCCCTGCGACACCATTAAGACGCGCATGCAGGGCGGGGGTGCGCTAAGTATCGGCCACGTCGTGAGACACTTGTGGAACCACGAGCGGCTAACACACCTCTATCGCGGATGCGTGCCGGTGCTCGTGTCAGCGATTCCAGCGCATGGTGCGTACTTCGGCGTGTACGAGGCCCTCAAGCGCCTCTTTGGCGACGACACCAACATgggcatcgccgctgcggcttcgTTTTCCACGGCTGCCCACGACACGGTGTCCACGCCGTTCGACGTGATTAAGCAACGTATGCAAATGGacaagcagcgctgctttaGTAGCTCTGTAGATTGTGCCCGGCGAATTGTGCGAACCGAAGGCGTCGGGGCCCTTTTCGCTTCTTTGCCAACGACGGTGATAATGAATATTCCCCACTTTTCGGCCTACTGGCTCGCCTACGAGGGTTTCCTCGCGTCTCGTGGGCATGGCAACGTGCGCAACCGCCATGACGAGATGACGGTGGACTACATGGCCGCTGGCTTTGTTGCAggcacgtgcgcggcggTTGTCTCATTTCCCTTTGACACGGTCAAAACACATCTTCAGCTCGGCCACGGGATGGGCTTCCGCCACACACTGAGCGAGCTGATCCAGCTACGGGGAATGCGCGGCGTCTACTCGGGCGTTGTGCCGCGCATCCTCTACACGGCTCCCTCTGGCGCCATCATGATGGTGACGTACGAAACCGTGAAGAGCGCGCTTGCATCCGACAAGAGTCTCTTGTGA
- a CDS encoding putative inosine-adenosine-guanosine-nucleoside hydrolase gives MPPKPVIIDHDGGHDDLVALALLLGNPEAVKVIGCIVTDADCFVDQAFNVSGKLMAMMHAREATELFPVAKTSFKGVNPFPSDWRWSAKNMDDLPCVNIPEHVAIWEAVRDENDKLVGEEAMAQLVMSSPEKVTICVTGPLSCVAWCIGRYGEEFCKNVEECIIMGGAVDVKGNVFIEGRTDGSAEWNIFWDPAAAKTVLMCPHLKKIVFSLDSTNSVPVTSEVVQKFGAQNKYLLSQFIGSAWASCTHFELIRPSDGYYAWDVLTAAYAIERRLAELEAVPLEVVVEANAPNEGQTRRAFEGAALDHTYVAKNTKTDLFYRMVMDSARCCPG, from the coding sequence ATGCCTCCCAAACCTGTCATCATCGACCATGATGGTGGTCACGACGACCTGGTCGCActggcactgctgctggGAAATCCGGAAGCAGTGAAGGTGATCGGCTGCATTGTCACGGACGCCGACTGCTTCGTGGACCAAGCCTTCAACGTGTCGGGTAAGTTGATGGCCATGATGCACGCCAGGGAAGCAACGGAACTGTTCCCTGTCGCGAAGACGTCCTTCAAGGGCGTCAATCCGTTCCCGTCGGATTGGCGGTGGAGCGCAAAGAACATGGATGACCTGCCATGCGTCAACATCCCCGAGCATGTGGCCATCTGGGAAGCCGTGCGGGACGAGAACGATAAActggtgggggaggaggccaTGGCTCAACTGGTGATGTCATCCCCGGAGAAGGTGACTATCTGCGTGACCGGGCCGTTGTCATGTGTAGCGTGGTGCATCGGTAGGTATGGCGAGGAATTCTGCAAGAACGTGGAGGAGTGCATCATCATGGGTGGCGCAGTCGACGTGAAGGGCAACGTTTTCATCGAAGGCCGTACTGATGGCAGCGCGGAGTGGAACATCTTCTGGGATCCTGCGGCGGCCAAGACGGTGCTCATGTGCCCGCATCTAAAAAAGATCGTATTCTCGCTCGACTCAACGAACTCAGTGCCGGTTACgtcggaggtggtgcagaaGTTCGGTGCACAGAACAAGTATTTACTGTCCCAGTTTATCGGCTCTGCTTGGGCAAGCTGCACACACTTCGAGCTGATCCGCCCTAGTGACGGGTACTACGCGTGGGACGTGCTGACGGCCGCGTATGCCATTGAGCGGCGATTGGCTGAACTGGAGGCTGTGCCGctcgaggtggtggtggaagcAAACGCCCCTAACGAAGGGCAGACCAGGCGGGCATTCGAGGGAGCTGCCTTGGACCACACGTACGTCGCGAAGAATACAAAGACGGATCTGTTTTATCGCATGGTGATGGACagtgctcgctgctgcccagGGTAG
- a CDS encoding ribonuclease inhibitor-like protein → MDAAMDSEGSTPEHVAASCHANPAVSASLPRLAATVVGQSVQDSYEAELYRFKSTKSRAFLQDRQAYTTNLPRLLPEGIPYTANFVSFDHLRECGALSEMHQNEVSITTDDLRLLYEARCLDQGLPPSWQREMRFMELVSAKCKGRFFCLPENGFGVCSAEALAAVLSRNSHYSVLDLSGNCLRDDGARFIAQLIKRNRTLVHIDVASNDIGHVGGVLIARALLENNTVISLDIGARAGVNGNHIGTPGAEAIGEVLRCNEVLARLNVSSNGLGAGGVAFIASALERNGSLTRLNLSSNNLGLEGARVLASALEAAHVTHWELQRNHLDDKGGACFLNALAGAIRNGHDVVEYLDLDNNALGEGCADAAGKVLAVSASLTTLRLCGNPLGAGVKAISTGLNENHSLNSLYLSKCSIDHIGAAALGAVLCVNHTLRHLDMSNNRVKDGGAVELAKGLAVNKCLTTWNLSSNRIGHAGGLEMAKAVQKNRTLRHLNLRRNLMLEATGEAISDSFRSNNTLERLDVAYNDFSYACAMSIERALERNRASNKTLLVPKLQANIDALAPKENELERAEEDIEVEKRMARDRGEDLMRRGEEARVVSEKLRREIADLERVFEKASTASDAAENLFRLTEDRVTNNLTELKMKRTNMDARIQQEKDRTDRLNREVEKIRRQIKHLEEAENERLAPLLRDLDGMERDRTQEMADAKFEGEKLAALELRRKELQIAAGRRANKKK, encoded by the coding sequence ATGGACGCTGCAATGGACAGCGAGGGCTCCACTCCGGAACACGTGGCAGCTTCGTGCCACGCTAACCCAGCCGTCTCAGCCTCCTTGCCACGcttggcggcgacggtggtaGGGCAGTCGGTGCAGGACAGCTACGAGGCAGAGTTATACAGATTCAAGAGCACCAAGAGCCGTGCGTTTCTGCAGGATCGCCAGGCATACACTACAAACCTTCCGCGACTCTTGCCGGAGGGCATTCCGTACACTGCCAACTTCGTCTCCTTCGACCACCTGCGCGAGTGCGGGGCGCTGAGCGAGATGCACCAGAACGAGGTGAGCATCACCACCGACGATTTGCGACTTCTCTACGAGGCTCGGTGTCTAGACCAGGGCCTCCCCCCTTCGTGGCAGCGCGAGATGCGCTTCATGGAACTCGTCAGCGCGAAATGCAAAGGCCGATTTTTTTGCTTGCCGGAGAACGGGTTCGGCGTTTGCTCTGCTGAAGCGCTGGCGGCAGTTCTCTCTCGCAACAGTCACTACAGTGTTCTTGATCTTTCTGGCAACTGCCTGcgagacgacggcgcgcgctTCATCGCACAGCTCATCAAGCGGAACCGTACTCTTGTCCATATTGATGTAGCCTCAAATGATATCGGGCACGTGGGTGGGGTACTCATAGCTCGAGCCCTTCTCGAGAACAACACGGTCATCTCGCTGGACattggcgcgcgcgctgggGTCAACGGGAACCACATCGGTACTCCTGGCGCAGAGGCTATTGGAGAGGTACTGCGGTGTAATGAGGTACTCGCCAGACTCAACGTCAGCAGCAACGGtctcggcgccggcggcgtggccTTCATCGCGTCCGCTCTCGAGCGTAACGGCTCCCTCACGCGCCTCAATCTCTCGAGCAACAACCTAGGCCTTGAAGGGGCCCGCGTCCTCGCATCGGCGTTGGAGGCGGCACACGTGACGCACTGGGAGCTTCAACGCAATCATCTGGACGATAAGGGCGGTGCGTGCTTTCTCAACGCGCTAGCAGGGGCGATTCGGAACGGACATGACGTTGTGGAGTACCTGGACTTGGACAACAACGCCCTTGGCGAGGGCtgtgccgacgctgctggcaaGGTGCTGGCTGTTTCCGCCTCCCTAACCACCTTGCGGCTGTGTGGCAACCCTCTTGGCGCTGGGGTGAAGGCGATCAGCACGGGCCTAAACGAAAATCATAGTCTGAACTCCCTTTATCTTTCCAAGTGCTCCATTGATCacatcggcgccgcggcactTGGCGCCGTCCTCTGCGTGAACCACACACTTCGCCACCTGGACATGAGCAACAACCGTGTCAAGGATGGCGGTGCTGTGGAGTTGGCGAAGGGACTGGCAGTGAACAAATGCCTCACAACATGGAACCTGTCGTCCAACCGCATCGGTCACGCTGGCGGGCTGGAGATGGCGAAGGCAGTACAGAAAAACCGAACTCTGCGTCACCTCAACCTGCGCCGCAACTTGATGCTGGAGGCGACGGGTGAGGCTATCAGCGATAGCTTTCGTTCTAACAATACACTTGAGCGACTCGACGTGGCGTACAATGACTTTTCTTACGCGTGCGCAATGTCGATCGAGCGTGCGTTGGAGCGCAACAGGGCATCAAACAAGACGCTGCTCGTTCCGAAGCTGCAGGCAAACATTGATGCCCTGGCACCGAAGGAGAACGAGCTGGAGCGCGCTGAGGAGGATATCGAGGTGGAAAAGCGTATGGCACGCGACCGTGGCGAGGACCTGATGCGGCGCGGTGAGGAGGCGCGTGTCGTGTCAGAGAAGCTTCGACGCGAGATTGCGGATCTGGAGCGCGTGTTCGAGAaagccagcaccgccagcgacgccgcagagAACCTATTCCGACTGACCGAGGACCGCGTCACGAACAATCTGACAGAGCTGAAGATGAAGCGGACCAACATGGACGCCCGCATCCAGCAGGAGAAGGACCGCACTGATCGCCTGAACCGCGAGGTAGAGAAAATCCGGCGTCAAATCAAGCACctcgaggaggccgagaacgagcggctggcgcCGCTTCTGCGTGACCTGGATGGGATGGAGAGAGACCGCACACAGGAAATGGCCGACGCGAAGTTTGAGGGGGAGAAGCTCGCTGCACTGGAACTTCGACGAAAGGAGCTTCAGATCGCTGCGGGTAGACGCGCCAACAAGAAGAAGTGA